In the Triticum aestivum cultivar Chinese Spring chromosome 2B, IWGSC CS RefSeq v2.1, whole genome shotgun sequence genome, cctgggggcatcgttttggagcaagtgttggctggaggggacaagaggaggagcggcgtggcatctggcacgttgacaacggcgggtctcagcggcatggagcagcgggggtctcgccggtgggcgtgtgatgatggacgagtgCAGGTTGgtggcgctgtctggcgtcgtggtggcgtcgatggcagtgaggcctggcacggttcatgcaacagttcagctctgaagatggattgatggtacgtggctgcggcggcctcatacccggcagggggCCTGGTTGacgagcacgccggactggtgggtgccaaTACCCGGAAggagtcctggttgggacctccggtctaagatgttaggtttggctgcgaggtctgtttggtattaggcccagaccatcagcgcccttcatcagttagataggagtagcgacagaagttgcgaagatggtggctttggtcttactgttgtacgactttgtaaggtcttgtgttaataatcaataaagtggccgtatgcatcgtccagatgcagaggccggggtattcccccttttcgaaaaaaaaaacaaGCTGTCTAATTCCTCGTTCAGCTCGTCCAGGTGCGCGAGCTCTGAGTCCGTGATAATGTGCGGTGGTTTCTGCAGCCGCCACGGGTATTTCCACACCGCGATCATGATCATGCAGACAAACACGGTGGACAGGATCAGCTCCGGGTAGCACACCAGGATGAGGAACAGGACGTGCACCAGTATCATGGTGAGCGGGTTTTTCCACTTGCAGATGCCGTCGAACCACATGCCGCAGGCGACCACGCCGGAGAAGAGCGAGGTGATGCGGTAGAAGTTGGCCTTGCTCCGGCGCAGGCTGAACATGGTGTCCAAGTTGACGTCGAGAATGTACTCCACCACCTCCCTCCGCAGCGGCGGCTGGGCCCGCTCCAGCCGCTTCGCCACCATCTGTGCTGCCTTGTCCCGGAGCCGGCGCTGCATGAACCAGATTTGGTCCTCCAGCAGCGGGGAGAGAGGGTTGGTTTAATGTATCTTGTTTGCAACAGAAACATAATTGCTAATGAATAGTGTCAAAAGAAACTTAAGTTTCCTTTCTGGCCCGCTAACTAACAAAGCAGAACAGAGGTGCGCCGTTGTGTGTGGTTGTGTGCTAAGCAAGAGACGGTCAGGTCAACACGTGGTACTCCGGCTCAAGGCTCAGCAGCAGTTGGATCTTGCCTACGTTCGTCTTGGATGACGTTCTTGCTCTCCATGGTCATGTCCGCAGCCTCCTTGTCCACCGTCACCCTGCGCGACAGGCTGAACCACTTGGGTGGCACCGACTTGGCTAGGTCGTTGCGGGGCACGTAGGGAGACGCCACGGGGATGATCACGCGGCCTAGCTCATCACTTTGAGCATAACCGTGCTTTACTGTCACCACCAGTGGGTCCTCCAACGGCTCGCTGACAACTAACATGAACTTATTCCATGTCGGGTTCGTCGACCCCGGCTGCTGCCACGGCAATGTTTGCTCGATCTGGCTGCCCATCTGTATCTTGGCGAAAGGCCGGGCATTCTCGCTTGGAATAAGGTCCTGCGCCGAGATGACGACGACCTTGAGGTACATGATCTCGGGGGAGTAGTACACGTTGAAGCGTGTGGCGTTTGTGAGCCCCTCCTGGGAAACGGAGTGCGCCTCCGAGAGCCATGCCTTCTCGAAGGTCACGTCAAACTTTGCAGGCAGGGGCAGCTTCCCCTCCACCAGCCCGTACGCCGCAGGACCCGCTGCAGCAGGGCCATCGCGGCACGGCATGACTACCGCTTGGCCCGTCAACGGATGCACGCCTCCACTAGGGGCTGGAACGAAGCGGGTGTTGCTCTTCCCCTTGGATCCTGTCGGTATCACCCCTGAGGTAGAAGAGGCAACCTCCGCTACCTGACACCGGCAGGGGCAGAGTCATGCGTGTGTTAGTCTTGTTATTATAAACTAGTAAAGTAGCTCGCTCGATGCGCGTGCTAGAATCTTGTAGTGATTAATCATGATAATATATTGTTTGGCGCAAGCAACATCTCGTTGGGAACATATAGATCTCACTCTAGGAATATAATTTATTGATAACATGGATTGGGTTTTCTCATTGTCATCTTAAAAATCATAGATTATAATCATATTAATAATTCTTGAGAAATGCTCATATTTTTTATTTATTGTATCGATATTCATAGAAAAATCATTTTATGTATAATTATGAAGATGTATCAGTTGGTAGATGCTTAGAAATTATTCATTTGTCAGCTAATCCGCTCGGGTGCAATCATGATTATATATGGTAGTGACTATGCTTTTGTTCCTTTGGATATATTTATGATGATCATATGAAACAGTGAGTTTAGTTATTAAATATCAAATATGAAGGACAGGTTTTGATCCTTCAATTAGTTCATAGAGGATTCGCAAGATTAATGGTTTAATAATTTCTTTTACAAATTTTAATTTCTTTTAGAAATTTCTTTCACAAATGATGACATTGGATCGCTTTTTTGTGACAATTACTAGCATACCAATTTTTCTTTTATTGTGCTTTAGTACGTATTACATGATGTTGTGATCATATAGACAAACAATGTTATGTTAACAATACTGAATGATTATTTTATTTTAGTAGGCTATATAATTTTTATTGCTATATGAAATATACAGGAGTATTCAATAATATACTTAGTCATAGGAATAATGGTTATAAAATGAGTGTTATCTTTTACGCCCTCCGTTCTAAATTTCTTGtcctagatttgtctagatacagatgtatctagtcacgttttagtgttagatacattcgtatctagacaaatcaaacacaagaattttgggacggaggtaatgGTAGATAAGCACTTGGCCTTCTTAGAATATATTTCTCTGACTAAAACAAAAGGCATTCTTTTCCTGCAAAGTAATAATTTTCTTTAATTCATTTGAACTTTTTAATAATAAACATCCATAAATGTCGTCATCAATACTGTATTAGTGAACTTCGTGGAGGGGGCCAAGTATATCGTGATAAATATGTTCACGTTGAGTGACAAAGATGTTCATAGATAGTTCCAAATTCTGGACTCTACTGTGCTCCCAAGAATTAGAAATTTGTGAAGGGCATCACTAGTAGACGTCTAGACCCAATAGGAAACTTTACAGTTAGATTATACATACAAGTGAAattatagagaagacaaaaaaaatcATGTGAGAAAATTTACTACTGATAGTTTGGTGTCTTCCGATATAACATCTAAAAATTACAAAATATATGTTTTGTCATAACTACATGCTTGAGAAGCAAAATAATTTAACTTATAGGTACATTGGCAGATACTAAATTGCATAATTGGTATAAATTGATTTTTTATCACACTCCAGGTTgctgtgggggtggggggggggggggctcttccTTTGCTCACCGTATGCAAATTTTGAGGAGAGATCAGTTGCGTGTAGGAGATCAGTATCATGTGGATTTCCATGCAAGAAGTTTAACTTAACTATATGTACTTGATTGTTGAGGCTCAACATCATCCGTGCTCCCCAAGATATTCCTTTGCAAAAAGGGGTCACATATACTATGTACTCGCCTGTCGAGGTGCACTGTCATCGGCCTTCTCTGACAGCTGCACCTCATCAAACCAAAATTGTCTGCTTTAGTACTATGTGATCAGCAACCGCAGTTTTTCCTCTTGCTGTTATTTCTGCTCGTGCAGTGGCAAAGGATTGCGAAGAAGGTGAGAACATAGCTACCAGTAGGATTTCTAAAAGTAGGTATGAAACTATTACTCACCATCAAGATGAACATCACCTCTTGTTCGCCTGTTTTATCTCTGGATGGGTCGCTTGATCCTCTATCTCGGGTGAAATGACTGAGGCCATTTGCCGATGCTTGGACTACTCACTCGACATGGGCATGGGTGCAACTAAATCTGAACGCGAGTATCACATTGCTAGTTGTATGTAGTAGATTGATCCAATTGAGACATGAAGCTTGATGGCTAGCTTTGTGCATGAGGATTTTCAATATTGGCTATAGAATCAATACATCATTGGGAGGTAAGGAATTGAAAATAAATATCAAGTGACATACTTCCAAAGGAAGGAACGATCCAAAAAAGGTATTTGTGAAAATCATCTATCCGATTTGCATACTTACAATGAACTAATATGACCAAATAATTGGATTAGGATAGAGAGCACATATATCTACCTTGGCATGGGCAATAAACTTCAAACACCTCTCATTCTTTCAGCTTCCTCCTGAGTAAAATTTCCACAGAAGTATTTGCCATCTCATTTTCGAAAAATTGCCGCACACAATGTTCCTATAGGTGGGGAGAGAATGCTCATTATATCAAGATATTAATTATGAAACACACGGAAAATTTACACCTAGACTAAGTGGAACCAAAGCTGGAGTATCACATTGCTAGCTGTAAGTAGTAGATCGATCCAATTGACAATTGGCACATCAAGTTCGGTGGCTAGCTTTGTACACGAGGATTCTAAATATTGGCTATGGACCCAATACATCATCAGAAGGTGAGGCACTGAAAATAAATACCAGGTGACATACTACTGAAAAATGGAACGATCCAAAAAAGGTAATTGTGAAAATCATTTATCTGATCTGCAGACTTACAATGAACTAATATGACCAAATAATTAGATTAGGATAGAGAGCACTTATCAAACTTGGCATGGCCAGTAATCTTCAAAGACCGCTCATCCTTTTGGCTTTCTCCTGAATAAAAAATTCCACAGAAGTATTTGTCATCTCATTTTCAAACAATCGCCACACACAAAAATTACTATTAAGGGGTCCACAATATTACAAAGTAGATGTATGAATTAAGGGGTCCACTAATCAAACCTGCATCATCTCCTAGGATATACCAGCAACCGCATATGAGCATCTCAGCTGCCTGTAGGCTGTAACATCATCTACTCTTAGCGGCCGTTAGTTTCCATACAGGAAATAAGTCTAGAGGGTAGCCACAGAATCCCTTGAGTGAAGATGAGTTTGGCACAAACATCTCACCAGGTGACGGCGGACAGATCTTGATGGCGAATTCTGGACAAAACCCGAACCCTAGCCTGGAAGTTTGCATTAGATCACCTTTCCGTCCGAAATTTTGGATACAACCCGAACCCTAGGCTGGAAGTTCGGATTAGATCGCCATGCCATCCAATGGCTTcactgttgttgttgttttttttggAAAGGCATCACCGTAGGCATAGTTGCGATCAATAAAAGGTGAAATGTTCTCTTATAATGACATATGTGGGTTTTTCATGTCAGCATTAACTTTGGGTCTTCAATAACATGGGCCCACACAAAATAGATCGCTAAGGAAAATAACCCCTCGTAGGATGTGTGATGGCAAAGGTGGGTAAATAATTTTCCTTTACTCAGATCGGACGATTGTAAAtttttatatataaatatataCTAAGCTgagaaacaaaagtaaaaaaagatCTTCAAACTAGGCTACTATTTTTTTCCATCTTTATAGCTACTTTTCTAACATTTTCCATATTAGTTTGATGTGCACTTTGTTTGCAATATCCGTGTAATGTTgttcttcttttttatttctactaGTGTTACACTAATTGTTGAAAAAAAAATTCATATCTATTTCTTAACATAAATAAATTTCAACATAAAACTAGTAACGAACCATATCAATAGAGTTAGTATTTACGACCCATTCATAAACCATGATGAGATTGAAAATGAGGTGAAAA is a window encoding:
- the LOC123039765 gene encoding FT-interacting protein 4-like; translation: MQRRLRDKAAQMVAKRLERAQPPLRREVVEYILDVNLDTMFSLRRSKANFYRITSLFSGVVACGMWFDGICKWKNPLTMILVHVLFLILVCYPELILSTVFVCMIMIAVWKYPWRLQKPPHIITDSELAHLDQAHPLDELDEDTFPTSRWPDVVQVRYDRLRRIAGRVQTVAGDLATQGERAQSLLRWRDPRVTPVFMTLFLAVAIVLYLTPFHAVAMVMGLYLLRPPWLRGRSNLLFNLYNRLPSNDDMML